One window from the genome of Parasteatoda tepidariorum isolate YZ-2023 chromosome 8, CAS_Ptep_4.0, whole genome shotgun sequence encodes:
- the LOC107447378 gene encoding fizzy-related protein homolog, with protein MNQEYEKRLFRQQNGQTNELLRVPTPLKSPGKEYGDRFIPWRKSNDWQVNYTLMQENNKSFGQNKKAKDNSSDCSKDGIAYNCLLKNELLGAAIEDVKEQAEERKAFAPCEGRNSNLFSYRVSESSVINEASSPYSLSPVSSKSQKLLRSPRKAARKISRIPFKVLDAPELQDDFYLNLVDWSSTNVLSVGLGTCVYLWSACTSQVTRLCDLSADADTVTSVSWAERGHLVAVGTHKGLVQVWDVAGTKCVSVLEGHSARVGALAWNGDILSSGSRDRLILQRDVRTPSVTPERRLGGHRQEVCGLKWSPDNQHLASGGNDNKLFVWNMSSLSPIQTYTEHLAAVKAIAWSPHHHGLLASGGGTADRCIRFWNTLTGQPMQWIDTGSQVCNLAWSKHASELVSTHGYSQNQILVWKYPSLTQVAKLTGHSYRVLYLAMSPDGESIVTGAGDETLRFWNVFSKARSQKEAKSALNLFTSIR; from the coding sequence atgaatcaAGAATATGAAAAAAGGCTCTTTCGTCAGCAAAATGGACAGACCAATGAATTGCTGCGAGTACCAACCCCCTTAAAATCTCCAGGAAAAGAATATGGTGATCGTTTTATTCCATGGAGAAAATCAAACGACTGGCAagtaaattatactttaatgcaagaaaataaCAAGTCATTTGGACAAAATAAAAAGGCCAAAGATAACAGCTCCGACTGTTCTAAAGACGGTATTGCATACAATTGCTTACTGAAGAATGAACTTTTAGGTGCAGCTATTGAAGACGTCAAAGAACAAGCTGAAGAACGTAAAGCATTTGCACCATGTGAAGGgcgaaattccaatttgttttcttatagaGTATCTGAAAGTTCTGTGATAAATGAAGCGTCTTCACCATATTCCTTATCACCCGTTAGTAGCAAAAGTCAAAAACTGTTAAGATCACCTAGAAAAGCAGCAAGAAAAATCTCCAGAATTCCTTTTAAAGTCTTAGACGCTCCTGAATTGCAGGACGATTTCTACCTGAATCTTGTTGATTGGTCTTCCACCAACGTTTTAAGTGTTGGCCTTGGCACTTGTGTTTATTTATGGAGTGCTTGCACTTCTCAGGTCACTCGTCTTTGCGACTTATCTGCTGATGCTGACACTGTGACATCTGTATCTTGGGCAGAACGAGGACATTTAGTTGCTGTTGGCACTCATAAAGGTTTGGTGCAAGTTTGGGATGTAGCTGGAACCAAATGTGTATCAGTTCTTGAAGGACATTCAGCTAGAGTTGGTGCATTAGCTTGGAATGGGGACATTTTATCTTCTGGAAGTAGAGATCGTTTGATTCTTCAAAGAGATGTCCGGACACCATCAGTTACACCAGAACGCAGACTCGGAGGACACAGGCAAGAAGTGTGTGGTCTTAAATGGTCACCAGATAACCAACATCTAGCATCCGGaggaaatgataataaattatttgtatggaATATGAGCAGTCTATCCCCTATTCAAACTTACACAGAACATCTTGCTGCTGTTAAAGCTATTGCATGGTCACCCCATCATCATGGTTTACTTGCCAGTGGTGGCGGTACTGCTGACCGCTGTATCCGTTTCTGGAATACTTTAACCGGGCAACCCATGCAATGGATTGATACAGGCTCTCAAGTCTGTAATTTAGCTTGGTCTAAACATGCATCTGAACTGGTTAGCACTCACGGCTATTCTCAAAATCAAATTCTAGTGTGGAAATATCCATCTTTAACCCAGGTAGCCAAATTGACTGGTCATTCATATCGAGTGTTGTATTTGGCTATGTCACCAGATGGGGAATCTATTGTAACTGGTGCTGGTGATGAAACATTACGGTTTTGGAATGTATTTAGCAAAGCACGTTCCCAAAAGGAGGCTAAATCTGCTTTGAATTTATTCACAAGTATTCGCTAA